In Acidobacteriota bacterium, the genomic stretch CCCGGGAGGCGGATGCGCCGTCACGCTTCGGCGTCTTGCAGCCGCCCCTGCCCGCCTCACGGCCGAGATCGACCCCTCGGGTAGAATGCGGGCACCCAGGTCATGCGCCAGAGCGACCACGCCGTTCGCCTCGCCGCGTTCCGCTTCCTCGAGGAACAGGTCCGGCTCTCCGGCGAGGAAGGGGCCATTCGGCGTTCGGTGCTCGAACGAGGCTTCGTTCTCGATGGCGAGCGCGTCCCGTTGCTCGGGCCGCAGGGGATCTTCAAGCCGCGTGCGCTTGAGGCCATTCCCCTGAGCATTACCACGGTGCCCGTTGTCGAAGGCGAGTCCCGTCCGTACGATGATGCCTTCGGCTCTGACGGGTTGCTGCGGTATCGGTATCGGGGCACCGACCCGTCACATCACGAGAACCGGGGCCTGCGGATGGCGATGCAGCAGCAGGTTCCCCTCGTGTACTTCCACGGCATCGTGCCGGGTCTCTACGCCGCCGAGTGGCCCGTCTTCATCGTCGGCGATGATCCCTCGGCATTGACGTTCACCGTCAGCGTCGACGAGCGGCGGTTCGCCACCCTCGATTCCCCGGGCGCCCAGGAGGAGCCGCCGGACCTGCGCCGTCGCTACGCCACGCGCCTGTTCCGCCAGCGGCTGCACCAGACGGAGTTCAGAGAGCGCGTCGTACGCGCGTATCAGCACCACTGTGCCGTGTGTCGGCTGAAGCGAGACGAACTCCTCGAGGCCGCACACATCGTGCCCGACGCGGACCCGCTCGGCGCCCCGGTGGTGCCCAACGGCTTGGCCCTGTGCAAACTCCACCATGCGGCGTTCGATCGGTACCTGATCGGCATCCGGCCGGACTGTGTCGTCGAGGTGCGTCGCGACATCCTCGACGAAACCGATGGCCCGATGCTGATCCACGGGCTCCAGGGATTCCACGGCACGAGCCTGTTGCTCCCGCGCATGCCCGCGCTCAGGCCCGACCCCGTGCTCCTCGAGGCGCGATACGAGCGGTTCCGGCAGGCCTGCTGAGACGCGCGCCACGTCACGGAACACTGACATGGACAATCCTGAACCCCCGAAGCGCATCAAGCGGCTCCTGCGGGAGTTCGCCGCCAAGGCGCACGAAGAGGAGTTGCGGCGCGCGTTGACTCCCCTGGCCAACGCGTTCGAGCGATGGTCGCGCGGCGAGGCCGAGAGCTTCGAACTCAGTGACCTCATTCACGAGTTTCATCAGGGCCCGTCAAGGGACCTCTTTGTCCGGTACACCAGGACGCCGCACGATTCGGCCGTGGCATACGCCATCGCGAGCGGCATCATCAATCGCCAAGAGGTCCCTGAAGACCTGCTCGAGCACCTGGCGCTGGTCCTCGAGTACTACGGCCAGGCACCCAGTGAGGAGTGACTGTCGGTCCCCGGTTGTGGATGCGAGGGTCCCCGACTTCCGAGCGGCGTCCGAGTGGAGGATCCCGTGCCTGATCGAGAGACCTGCGGCACCTGCGGCAGGGCGCTGCAGCCGTACGAGACCATCACAGTCACGGGCGTCGGCGTGCAGTGCTATCCCTGCTTCAACGAGGAAGCCTCGGCGAGGATGGGCGTGGACTTCGACAATACGCCGTTGCAGCCCATTACCGTGACGGACATCGGTGGCGTCACGCACACGTTCGAGTTCCGCTCGATGCTCGTCGCCACCGGGCACGCCCTGTATGCCCGCGAGGCACTTCCGGCGGGACGCCAAGGATACGAGTTCTCGGTGCTCGGCGACTCTGAGGCGAACGTTTGGGATTTGTTCAAGCACCTGTACGACAGGATCCGTCGTGCGCCCGCCGTCCGTCACGTCGAACGCGGTGAACTCGGATGGCAGATCACCGACGCCCAACGACTCGTCGGGCGCATCTGCTGGGACCCTGGCCAAGGCGGGGAACTCCCGCTCATCGTTGTCGACGGCCGCCCCTACACCTGGGACGAGGTCGGGCGGATGCTGATGTCGTTCGAGGGCTTCACGCTTCGAGCGCAGATTGAAGACAGCATCGAGGTCGTGGGCGGACCACTTCTCGACGAGGACGGACCGACGCGTGACGGGTGACGTCCCTGCGGCCCCAGGGTGGCCCACACCCACGCGGTCAGGCGGCACCCGATGCCCAAACGCGCGGCGCACCCAGATCCAACCACCCGGACCGTCCGCTGAAGCGCCAGGTGAAGATATCGCATGCGATATAATGACCGCGCGTGCGACTCGTCCCCGACACCGACGTCCTCACCGCCGCGTTTCGTAGCGACCGCGGGGCATCACGCCGGTTGCTGGTCGGTGCCCTGACGGGACGGTTCGGGCTGCTCGTCTCGGTGCCGCTGATGATCGAGTACGAAGCCGTCCTCACCCGTGAGGAACACCTGGCCACCGCCAGCGCCTCGGTCGAGGACGTGATGGCGGTACTGGATGCGCTAGCGACGGTGCTCGAACCGATCCGCTTATCGTTCCTGTGGCGACCGATGCTGTCAGACGCCACCGATGACATGGTGCTCGAGACCGCCGTCAACGGACGTGCCGACCTCTTGGTGACGTTCAATCGGCGTCACTTCGAGGCGGCCTCAGCGACGTTCGGGATCGAGGTCGAGTCGCCAGCAGATGCGCTGCGGCGGCTGAGGGGACTCCTGTGAGGAAGAGCAATTTCGCCTTGAGACTCCAGCCCTCGCTGATGGCGGAGGCCAGGAAGGTGGCCGAAGCCGAGGGCGTGGCGGTGAATCAACTGATCAACGTGGCCGTGGCGGAGAAGCTGTCGGCGTTGCGGACGGAGGAGTACTTCGCCGAGCGTGCGAAGCGCGGCCGCGTCTCGAAGGCGTTGCGCGTGTTGAAGCGGCTCGGTACCGGGAGTCCTCCCGTCGACGGGGACGACATCCCGGCGCCTCGCGCGAGGCGCTCGAGCCGCCGCCCTTGAGACACAATGAGACAAACTGCACAGGAGCGGACGCGAACAAACGAGAGCCCACGCGAATGGTGCCGACGAAAACCCTGAAGCAAGGGAACAAACAGAAGCCTGCGTGAATCTAACTCAGCACGGCGCTCTGGACCACGGTATCGGGGTTCGATCCCTGTCTCCCAGCCAATCCCAGGTTATTCCAGCACAATCAGTTAGCGCCAATGCTCGACCTTGGGGCGATCGCGCCCTGAGACACAACTGAGACACGGCTGCCAAGATCTCGCGACCTGAGACGTTGATCGCCCTCCGGTCGCTGGCTGGGGCCGTGTCGTTCGCGGCCAATTCGCCGATCTCGCCGGCGCGTGCCTCCGCCCAGGACGGCGACGTCGAGACGGCCGTCACCAGGTCGAGGGCCTGCGGGATCACTGGCCTGAGGTCCGGTCGCTCCACCGTCAACCAGCGCGCGAGGCGCTCGAGGTCCGCGCGCGTCGCGCTCCCGTGCCGCATGGCGTGCTCCAGCAGCCCGTGCACGAGCGCCCCCCACGCGGCACCGGCGTCGGGAACCGACGCACCTGGGGCCGCCGGCGCGTGGCAGCATCATTCCTTCCGCGGCAAGGTCTGGGAGAACGTCAACAAGGAGGATCGCCGGCGTTTGATGATTACACGTGATCCATGTAGAATCGCCCTGTGATCCGGAGCTTCGCCGACCAGGCCACGGCCGACCTGTACGTTGGCGTGGACTCGAAAGTCGCGCGCCGCATCCCAAAGTCCATCTGGCCGGTCGTTCGCCGGAAGCTCGACGTCTTGCACCGCGCGAGGTCGCTGGGCGATCTACGGTGGCCCAGCGGCAATCGTCTCGAAGCGCTCAGGGGTGATCGGGCAGGCCGATGGAGCCTGCGGGTGAACGACCAGTACCGCATCACGTTCAGATTCGAGGACGGCCATGCCCACGATGTCTCGTGCGAGGACTACCATTGACGCCCCGGCCTCAGTGCTGACGCTCAAGCGCCCGCCGACGCATCCAGGCGAGGTCCTGCTCGAGGAGTATCTGAAGCCCGCGGAGCTCACGCAGGTCGAGGCCGCACGTCGAATGGGCATCCCGCTGAACCGACTCAACGAGATCATCCGCGGC encodes the following:
- a CDS encoding HNH endonuclease; its protein translation is MRQSDHAVRLAAFRFLEEQVRLSGEEGAIRRSVLERGFVLDGERVPLLGPQGIFKPRALEAIPLSITTVPVVEGESRPYDDAFGSDGLLRYRYRGTDPSHHENRGLRMAMQQQVPLVYFHGIVPGLYAAEWPVFIVGDDPSALTFTVSVDERRFATLDSPGAQEEPPDLRRRYATRLFRQRLHQTEFRERVVRAYQHHCAVCRLKRDELLEAAHIVPDADPLGAPVVPNGLALCKLHHAAFDRYLIGIRPDCVVEVRRDILDETDGPMLIHGLQGFHGTSLLLPRMPALRPDPVLLEARYERFRQAC
- a CDS encoding PIN domain-containing protein, with the protein product MRLVPDTDVLTAAFRSDRGASRRLLVGALTGRFGLLVSVPLMIEYEAVLTREEHLATASASVEDVMAVLDALATVLEPIRLSFLWRPMLSDATDDMVLETAVNGRADLLVTFNRRHFEAASATFGIEVESPADALRRLRGLL
- a CDS encoding type II toxin-antitoxin system RelE/ParE family toxin, which translates into the protein MIRSFADQATADLYVGVDSKVARRIPKSIWPVVRRKLDVLHRARSLGDLRWPSGNRLEALRGDRAGRWSLRVNDQYRITFRFEDGHAHDVSCEDYH
- a CDS encoding HigA family addiction module antidote protein is translated as MPTMSRARTTIDAPASVLTLKRPPTHPGEVLLEEYLKPAELTQVEAARRMGIPLNRLNEIIRGRRGVSADTALRLARLLDTSAELWLGLQNDWDLWHAAQALRKAG